AGCAATGATGATAGGCAAAAATGAAAGATAATATTGAATTAAAATCTCGATTGATACTTTTTGTCGGATAAATTCATCTAAGTTGCTGGCCAAATCAATCAACACGTATAGGAAGCAGAAGATAATGATTGCTGAAATAAAAATAGTAACAATAGTTTTTAGAAGGTAACGTTCTATGATACGCATAATTTATAATTTAAGACAATGGCGACTATTGCGCCAATAATGTTAGGCATCCACATGGTGATGCCAATGGGTGTAATTCCTTGAACAGCGAGCGCTTGGCATCCTAAGGTTAATAAATAATAAATTGCTGCGCAGAGCATCGCAAGGGCAACATTGGCAGTTTTTTCTCTTCGATGCGTAACAACCGCGATCGGAAGGCCGAGCATCATAAAAATTAATACTGCAAAGGCCCAGACTAATTTTCTGTGAAACTCAATTCTCAAGTGTCTAACATCTTGAATGTTTAAATCATTCATTTCTTTAATTTTGTTTCGCACTTCTTCTAGTGTCATGCCTTGAGGTTTTTTTTCAATTTTTTTATTGTTAGCTTGGGACAAATCAAGTGTACGAAAAAAAGTGTTAAATTTTAGTTTGTAGAAATTGTTAGGATTTTCCAAATCTGGTTCATCGCTGGTTCCGTTGATGAGCTTGAGCTTGATTTTATCTTCGCCGGGCACTTGAGTAAATTCGCCTTCTTTGGCGGTAATGGTGCGTGTCATTTTTCCATCAGGTTGGGGTTGATAGATGCGCACATTGTACATTTTGTTTCCTTCGATGCGGTAAATAAAAAGAATTTGGTCTTTGAAATCTTTGATAAATGTTCCAGCTTCCAGGAGAGCCATTGGATTTTTAGTACCCACTTCTTTAAGAATTTTTCGCTGTTGATGATAAGCATGCGGGATAATACGAATGTTTAGAATAACAGAAAAAAGACTTAAAATGACACCTAAAACAAAAACAGGCCACAAAAGCCCTTTGAGACGGATGCCGTTTGCTCGCATGGCCAAAATTTCATTGTCATTTGAAAATCGGCCAAAAGTAAGAATAACTGCCATTAGGCAAGAAATGGGAAGTGTATAAGTAAGAACGTAAGGAATGTAGTAAAGAAAAACTTGTCCCACAAGGGCAAGGCTGACTCCTTTGTTGACGACCATATTGGCAAGCTTAATTAAATTGCCAAGCAAGAACACGCTAGTCAAAACGGATAGAGATAAAATAAACGGGACAATGCATTCCGCTAATATGTAATTACGTAAGATTTTCATTTTTTAAGCAATGGCCAGTGTTAATATTCCTATATATTTTGCTTGGGCTTGTTTTAGGATGCGCGTAGCTTCGCAAACTGTTGCGCCCGTTGTAATAAGATCATCCACAATCAGGATAGATTTCTCTAGAAAGTTTGATGGATGTCTTATTCTAAAGGCGTCTTTTGTATTTGTCCAGCGCTCTTTTTCATTAAGTAAAGCTTGCGTCTTTGTGTGTTTTTGGCGGATAAGATTATTTCTGGATAAAGGGATGTGAAATTTATGAGATAGATTTTGTGCAATGAGATCAGTTTGATTGTATTGCCGTTCACGCAGTTTTGTAGGGTGCAAAGGAATCGGCACAATAAAATCAAATTGTTTTATATCAATATGGTAATTCTCGATAAATGAAATTATAATATTAGAAAATAGATATTGAAGGGCAGTTTTATTTTTATATTTAAATAAATGAATAAGATTCTTCATAGAATCTGTATAGCGTGTCGCGGCCCAAGCTTGATCAAAAAAAGGTTGAGTTTTTTGGCATTGGGGACACCAAGAATTCTTGTTGGGGTTTTTTAGATGGCGAGAACATTTGACGCAGAAAGGGGGAAGATTAGGTGCGATGGTTTTTTGGCATGATGCACAAACAAGAAGTGGAGTAGTTGTGTTGGGAGATTTGCAAACAATACAATTGTTTGGATAGACTAATGAGAGAAGTCCATCTGCGAATTGTTTTAAAAAAAGAATAGGCATAAAGTAACCCTTAGATGCGACAGCAAAAGGCATTTTAGCATGAGTCATTTTTTCTGTCAAACATCGCTTAGATAAGAGCTTAGTTGTAATTTTTTAATATAATCGCCTTGTCAGAAAAAGCGAATCATCGTATAATAGCCACAGATTTAAGAAAATAGTTTTGTTTCAACGCGTTATCCTGACACGCTATAAGTGCAGAGCAAATCCGTGCAGATAATTTACGCTTCTTTTGGTCGAGTAAATTATGCGCTCATTTAAAGAAAGGGTTCTTATGTCTGTTATTGATCAAGATAAAGCACGTCTTTTAGAGATTCTCAAAAAAGATGCGTTTTTTAAAGAAAAAATTGTTCTTTCGTCTGGCAAGGAAAGCGATTATTACATTGATGCTCGTCGTGTGACATTGTCGGCAGAAGGTTCTTATCTTTGTGCTAAAATTATTTTGGATATGGTCAAAGATGATGGTGTTTCGATTTTGGGTGGACCAACGTTAGGGGCTGATCCTTTCGTTGGGGCCATTGCTTCTCAGAGTTTTGAAAACAAAAAACCAGTTAATACTTTTATTATTCGTAAGGCCCCGAAGGCACACGGCAAACAGCAACAGATTGAAGGACCAGATATCCCAAAAGGTTCTAAG
The sequence above is drawn from the Candidatus Omnitrophota bacterium genome and encodes:
- a CDS encoding LptF/LptG family permease, producing MKILRNYILAECIVPFILSLSVLTSVFLLGNLIKLANMVVNKGVSLALVGQVFLYYIPYVLTYTLPISCLMAVILTFGRFSNDNEILAMRANGIRLKGLLWPVFVLGVILSLFSVILNIRIIPHAYHQQRKILKEVGTKNPMALLEAGTFIKDFKDQILFIYRIEGNKMYNVRIYQPQPDGKMTRTITAKEGEFTQVPGEDKIKLKLINGTSDEPDLENPNNFYKLKFNTFFRTLDLSQANNKKIEKKPQGMTLEEVRNKIKEMNDLNIQDVRHLRIEFHRKLVWAFAVLIFMMLGLPIAVVTHRREKTANVALAMLCAAIYYLLTLGCQALAVQGITPIGITMWMPNIIGAIVAIVLNYKLCVS
- a CDS encoding ComF family protein; the protein is MTEKMTHAKMPFAVASKGYFMPILFLKQFADGLLSLVYPNNCIVCKSPNTTTPLLVCASCQKTIAPNLPPFCVKCSRHLKNPNKNSWCPQCQKTQPFFDQAWAATRYTDSMKNLIHLFKYKNKTALQYLFSNIIISFIENYHIDIKQFDFIVPIPLHPTKLRERQYNQTDLIAQNLSHKFHIPLSRNNLIRQKHTKTQALLNEKERWTNTKDAFRIRHPSNFLEKSILIVDDLITTGATVCEATRILKQAQAKYIGILTLAIA
- the pyrE gene encoding orotate phosphoribosyltransferase, with the translated sequence MSVIDQDKARLLEILKKDAFFKEKIVLSSGKESDYYIDARRVTLSAEGSYLCAKIILDMVKDDGVSILGGPTLGADPFVGAIASQSFENKKPVNTFIIRKAPKAHGKQQQIEGPDIPKGSKVVLIDDVATTGKAFVQSLEVMKNAEINVLKAICIVDRGEGAKQAIAKYNCPLESIFQISDFLD